The Porites lutea chromosome 11, jaPorLute2.1, whole genome shotgun sequence genome contains the following window.
gttcaaATCAAGAAACTATTAACCAGTGTTAAAATGTTGGCCAATCACAGATCACATTCAAAACAAAAGAGTCTGACTTTTGTCAATCAACAATAAGAGCATTTGCTTAAATATTAAAGCATCAGTTGAGTTTGTCGCACTGTAAGTTGCTAAGACAAAGGCAAAGAATTGGTTAATCTGTGCTCAACAACAGTTTGCATTACCCTTGAGTGGTAGTAAATCCTAAGAAAAAAGTTGCCTGACAGATCAATTTTCTTGTGGCTTGCTCCACCTTTCAGTAGagaactaaagaaaaagaaaaaaagaaaatcattaacaCTTTTCTGCATCAATGGCTTAAATcatctttttaaaagaaaatgttgttgaCAGTACAATGTGAATGATGAATAACCATAATAATTCTCATGAAtcccaaaaaatgaaaaataatacccCCACTCTGCCCTGCCTTATCGTGGTATTAATTTTGCCATCCAGAGATAATAAGTAAGTTTTCAATTCAACCAATCAAATAAATTTATTCTTCTCATCCAAACATCCTTTACATTCACATTATGAATGTGTACAAATACATGGTCCACTGGAAAGGTCTTTACACTATAATACGATAATCTCTCTATAAATAAGCCCTAAACCAGTCTTAAGAATCATACAGATTGGCGTTTCTTATACTGATCATGTTAGCAATGAGGAAGTCTATGATAGAACGGAAACAGTCCCCCTTTCCCAATCAGTTATTTAAAGCCCAACAGATCAGAAATCCTGGGCCATTGTCTTCCACGGGGACCCTATTTCTAAATACAATCTGTACCACCCGACACATGGTAAAGCCAGACCTGGTGGATGGAAAATTCTATTCCACGAATATGCTGCAAAGCTAATCAATCCAGAAAATCCTCCCCTTTCTCACAAAATTCATACTTTGGCACAGGACTGGAAAGCTTGGAAGCACATGAAGGTCAACTGTTGGCACCACTGGAAACCCCGTGAATGCCTCAGCCTAGCAGAGAGAGGGAAAGGGGGAGGGGACTTATTACAGAGGTAAAGGTACTTACCTTTGCACATGGATCCAGTGACTAGCAATATCTAGGCAGATTAgcatttgaaaaatgaaaatgtactTTGGATAAAAAAGGCCCAGTATtacaagcaatgctgtggtaacacatctgaaatttgaaattattGAGTTAAATTTATGCAATTGGTAATGttacaaaagcaaaacatctgAATCTGTTCCTGCTATTtaaatttaagacaaaaatgtACAACTGTAGATGTTGCCTCAACATGAAACAAGGTCAACAGTTATAAATCagtaacagttttttttacacaGATGGAGAGATTGGGAGCTAACAATGCATATGCCCTCTGCTAAATCTGCCCAAAAATCTTTATCCAGAGTACTCGCGCAATACTAGTGTTTGAATAAGAAAAGGTATGTGACTGTATATATTAGctgggtgcaaagaaagtcagttttacagcttgcccttTAGGCAATCAATCTGTAGCATGTACTAGTCTGAAAGTCATTTTGACTAGctggaaaaaacaaattgagAAGCAGGATAATCATACTTGCTTCATTGTGGTAAGCCACAATTCAACAAAAGCTTAAAGGAGCCTTCAAAGTCTTATTTAAATTggtatttttcattgtttttacccAAAGATTTACTGATTAATTAAGGAGGCTACAATACTAACTTAATGGTATAAACTTAAGACCCCATGCCAATAACCCATACGCCACCCCCATaacccacctcccccccccacaTTTCCCCACCATATTAGGGAAAAAACCTTTGTTATTGTGCCAGTACCATAATTGacctaataaaaaataatgcccCCTTCCCCGCCAGCTGTTCAACTGTTTGTGTAATACAATAATATTGCACTAGACAGCCCTCTCTACTAAACGCCCCCTGTCGAATAGGTGCCCCCCAatgagaattactccaaaatatcAGGAAATAGCAAAAAGGAACATTAAAGTCATTTAATTGATTCAGTTTCTTGTTTGATTAACATGGTTTTGCATAATCTTCATCTTGTTTAACATCAAGTTCAAAGAAATGATAGACTCTAACAATGGCAACACAATAACCGTGAGCAAGGATATAATTTCTGATATCGATGCTGGGATTTAAAAAAAGCGATAGGGATCTCTAGACAGCCTAGATGTATCAAGATGGAGTAGCTATTCCCCCTATTTTTGAACtgtcttgatattttttgttGAGCTTTTTACAGTTCTCTGAGAATAAACatctctctcttttaaaatctCCCATCTATTAAACACCTCAGCTTGGACCCTTAAATTAAATAGATACCCCGAGTGTTTATGAGGTCGTTTACGGTAATCCATGAGTCAATTACCTGTCTGTTAGCATATCCAGCATTGCACCAAACTTTGTACCTGTAAATAAGTATTATATCATAGCTTTTCATAAATAATACCTTGAATAATTGTGGACAAGATAGTACCATATAAGGGAGTGTGTGGAATGTGAGGCCTCAAGTGACTCCTATATATTTATATTCCAATTCTCATTTTGATTCGCAAACACTTGCAAGGCAAATATAGCATGAGAATCTAGCAGTTTATCAGAAGGGTTGTCATGACTTCCTTCCGCGCTCCCCTGATCCCTTGCGGCTCCTTCCATTTGACCAGGCACCTTCCCCACACCCTATTGGTTTAACTCCACTGTAATACTGTTAAACCTCTTGAGCACACACTTACGCTAACACCAACTGCGAAAGAAAACACTAGAGACTCACTTTGATTAAAGTATCGTGCTGCATGTCCGTCGAATGCATCAAGTAAACCACTGAGTAGGTACATAATTGTAGCGACGATATAGTCGGTTGGCATAAAATAAAACGACAGGATAGCCAATACGATTCTTGCATAACCTACAAGAAACGAATTGTTCATTTAGCTTAGGATCTGTACATCTGTGTGGATCGAACCACTGATCGATCATTG
Protein-coding sequences here:
- the LOC140952723 gene encoding CDP-diacylglycerol--inositol 3-phosphatidyltransferase-like, whose product is MKENVFLFIPNLIGYARIVLAILSFYFMPTDYIVATIMYLLSGLLDAFDGHAARYFNQSTKFGAMLDMLTDRCVTTALLVILGLFYPKYIFIFQMLICLDIASHWIHVQSSLLKGGASHKKIDLSGNFFLRIYYHSRVVLFIMCAGNELFFCMLYLLHFTSGPILSIGGVKFGIWAALAWLTLPICFLKQVISIIQLIVACINTARLDESERERVNK